The Fusobacterium sp. FSA-380-WT-3A genomic interval TAATTTTATTAGAAGATAATTTGTATAAGTTTGGGAGGTAATTATGGAAAACTTCAAACTAGACTCTTTTGAAATTAAAGAAGAAGGATTAGAATGTGAAAAGTTATGGGTATTTCTAACTTTGATGATGATTAGTGGATTTTATGGGGCATTTACCTATACTATAAGAGGAGCAGTCTTCTGCAATGCTCAAACAGCAAACTTTGTGTTGTTTGCTATGGAATTAGGTTCAGGACATTTTTCTAAAGCTTTTTACTATTTAATTCCTATGTCTGCTTACTGTTTTGGTGCTATTATTTCTGAAGCCATTGGTGGACCAATAAAAAGGCTTCATAATATTAGATGGGATACTGTTCTTATCTTTATTGAAATAATTGTTGTTATTATTTTAGGCTTATTACCTGAAAGTGCTCCTTATCAAATTTCTCAAGTATTCATTAACTTTATTTGTTCTATGCAATATAATACTTTTAGAAAAACTAGAAAAATTCCTATGGCTACTACTTTCTGTACAAATCATTTAAGGCAAGCTGGAATAAGTATTGTAAATTTTAGAAAATTTCCAGAAGATGAAAATGTTAAAAGTAAATTATTCTTACATCTAAAAATGAT includes:
- a CDS encoding YoaK family protein; translated protein: MENFKLDSFEIKEEGLECEKLWVFLTLMMISGFYGAFTYTIRGAVFCNAQTANFVLFAMELGSGHFSKAFYYLIPMSAYCFGAIISEAIGGPIKRLHNIRWDTVLIFIEIIVVIILGLLPESAPYQISQVFINFICSMQYNTFRKTRKIPMATTFCTNHLRQAGISIVNFRKFPEDENVKSKLFLHLKMIGIFVIGGLISTILCHIFLGKAILFTLIPLSILFVRLFLDDLKNRN